TCAGGCAATGAAAAAGAATGGtatattttgtttcatgttttgtcttttattctaccaaagatagagaacttttcCAGAGTCCTTGAAGACGTGGATAATTCTAGTATTTATAAAATAAGATCTCAAGACAAGGCAGTCAACTGGGCTTGGGAGTAAGAGAGTCGATGATAAAGCTATGTCTGCCACTCGTCCAGTTTCTGGGGCTCCAGGATGAAGAAGAATCAATTAGCCCTGCACAGACAATGACCTTGAAGGCTAGAGCTCTGCGCTTGAGATGCTGACtatgctgagacagaagaaaagggggaaagggacgGTGCCGTCTTGAAACCATGGCCGAGCTTGTTTCAGAGCCAATCATGTCACTTGAAAACCAAGGCCATGATGGCAAAGCCCATGTCAAACCTGCACAGCGAAGAAGAAAGTCCAGTTCTTTCTACAACTAAACTGAACGTTCTCAACCAACCCAGATGAAAAAGCAGACAAGACAAGGGCCCCAGGCTAAGCATTGTCTTCTCCTTCACTTAATGACCACAGCCTTTctaaacaacagaaaagcaaccaaCGGCAGGTCTGCAAATCAACATTCCTGGACTCACCAAGCCTCACCTGACGGATGCTGAGTCTTGCTAAGTCCAAAAAGGTAAGACTTTCACATAGAGAACCCCGCAGGTCTAGAGCTTTAATCAACTgtcttccccaccaccaccaccccagccccCCAACTTTTCAAGAGAAAACTGCTTCACAGACATTGTGCTGGACACATTTCAGAATACTGCAGCTGCGCTCAGGCCAGAGGTGGCTTCTGCAGAGGCTTTTAAGCAGCAGTAAATCTTCCCTACTTATTGCTAATGCCATAAAAATCAATGCCTTggctaggaaaagaaaaaggacacacacagagagagacagagacagaaagacagagagacagagagacagacagattgggTGGGTTGGGTTGGAATATATAGCCTATAAAAACACTTAGTAGAATTTCCTTTCAAAATCAATTTCTCAAAAGTTCTGAGGGCTTTCTAATGGGGACCTACTTCAGGGACATGTGCTGTCTGTTTCTTTTGTCTGTTCACATCAGATGACAAAATTGCAGTTGGTCTGGAAGAGTTTCTCAAAGAGCTACCTCCTCAGTTTTTCTGGGCACTTCAACCAATGCGTGCATATCTCAGCTGAAGCTTTTTCTGTTGAAAACAATAAAGACAAAGAGGTAACCTTGTCGGCCTGCGTGGAGAATGCTGCCTCTCTGCAGGAACTGCACTTGCTTTTTATAGCCCATCATTTCATCTGGGGATTATTTCCCGGTCACTTTGCCAGGTGGGGAGAGGCGGCAAAGGCAGAGAGTCTGTCAGATTTTTAATGATGCTTTAGGGATTTGATGGAAGATGCAAAGTGGTATCTGCATACAGGAGGCTCTCCCAATTACACCTGGAAACGAAACGCAGGCATCCTTTTGAAGTCTTTACACTGAAGCTGGAAGATGTCAAACAACCTTGAATGGAGTGCACAtatcaagtttgtttgtttttttttttcctgagtttcCCTAGCATAGTGCACAACTTCATTCTAAACAGCACTGCATGGAGGAGGTCTTATTTACTCTTCCTTACGGTCTAGAGGGAAAACTGAAGAGGCGCTTTATTATAAACTCTCTACCCTCAGCTCCTTCTAACACTAAAGTGTTTCACATGCATTGTTGAGAATCAAATTCTCTCATATCTTAGGGGTTTTTTTTCCTACTAAGTAAACTCATCGATGGTAATAAGAAAGAGTGGGAAAGACAGGAACTGAAAACActaaaaacatttctttaaatattgtaACCAAAAGACCCAGCTCAGTGCTGACATTTGGGACAATCTGGCTAGTCATCATCTCATGGCTGTCAACTTTCCATCATAAAGCTAAGGCAATGACCTCTGCACACACCAGTGTTTCATTCTGGATTGTTTTAATAGCGTGGAGTCTTTTCCCACACAAGTTATTAAGCCAGGCTTTGGCAACAAGATGGGGTTAAATGACACAcgttcaaaaaaaagaaagaggtacCTTGTTAACGACTGGGCAGGAATGTACTTAAATGCTTGATTACAGAAGACAAAACTCATTTAGGAAAATCCTTCTGTGGAAAACTGCAGTCTGTCTTGAACAAAATACAAACTGCCTCTGGTCAGTTCTCAGTAACCAAATGTATGTACGGCACAGGTCTGAGGACAGCAGAGGGAGGACTGTGTCTTTCAGACTTGCTGCAGTATCAGAATCAAACAATGACAATTCAGACGTGCAGAGATGTACTAAAGAGGCAGGAAGAAGAGCTGGAGAAAGATGACAGGCAGCTTGGGGCTCCGGGGAAACAGAATGGGAAGAAGAAAGTCGAAAGAAACTCTACTGAATGGCAGGCGCAATACCAAATAATACTTATTGGCACACCGACGTTACATGCCTATTAAAATATGAAGGACAGTCAGATATTAACTTCTAAAACTATAGCAAATCAATTGACCTTAGCTTACATCCAAAGCCCAACTTCAAAGATGCTTGTAGTTCTTAATTGACAACCTCAGACTTAACAACCTGGCTACATGGAGTTGCTGTTAAAAGACCTGATTCATCCTAGGAGTTTATaaaattgctttattttgtttttttttccctgtcacGTGATTCACCAAATAAAACCTCCCGGTTAAAatgcaaactcaaaggaaaaagctaACCCTCTAGAGTTTGCCTTCTGGAAGTTCCCTCCCACCCTTTCTTTTAAGCCACCAtcgcctttctttctctcactacTTACAAAGTTTAGGAGCAGTTTGCAGAttagtttctgttgtttgtgGCTGAGTTCCTGACTTGGGTGTTCTCACCTCAGGGGTCCGAGCTGGAGAAGGGAAGGGCGGTGGAGTGGAGTGTAAGGGAGGAAAAGCAGACAGCCGGTTCTTCCGGGTGGGTACTGCGGAAGGTTCAGAGGCCACAGCGACATGGTCACCTTGCCCTGTAACATGAGCCTCGGCTTCAGACTGAGCCTTAGAGACAGGTGAAGTGTATGCCTCGGATGAGACCAGAACAGCGGAGGCAGCCGTTGGATCCAGAGAAATAACAGGGTCCTGGCCTAACCCCCCAGGGTCAAGGTGGGTAGGAGAGTCGTATTCGAATATCTTGTCCACAAATACCCACTTTAGGCCAGcaatgcagaggcagaggcttaCTAGACAAGCCAGAATGGGAACAATGCAGATCTTCTCGGAGTTGAGGCACCCTCTGAGACGCTCCGCTTCCAGGCAGACACAGCAGGGCACGGCCAGGCCCAGGAGTCCAGGGCTTCTCCCATCTTCTGTGTGGGTGTCTGGCATATGTTCCGCTGCCGGAAGCCCATCGAGAGATGGGTCTGCACTCAGCTGAGTGGAGGGGCTGGAGGACCTCCCGCCAGCTCCCTCAGACATGTCTGGGGGATAAATCTCCATCCGGATCACCTCCAGAAGGCCCGGCCTCTCTCACAGTGCATTACCATGCAGAGCTCCCCCCAACCAAATGATACAGCATCTTGAAGGGGGAAATCGATAAGGCACCCAAGTCCAAGGCCATTATCCAAAGTAAGAGAGCTTAAGAGGAagcaagaaaaagataaaaaaaaaaaaaaaggaaaaaaaaaaaaagaaaaagaaacgaaAAAGGAAGGGCTTCTAGCAACTATGAAATAGAAGTGTACCGAAATATCTTGAGCTGTTGTTTCTGGGACACTTTTTCAGTTCTTTCAAAGGCTTCTCCAAACCATCCCGGTTGGTTCAAGAAGGCAGGGGACCAAAAGAGGAAGCAAGCTGATGCCTAGCTGATTAAGTAAACCAGTATCCCAAACTGAAAGGCATGTTTCTCACCTCAAGCGTCTGAAGCTGGTGTCTGCTTAGAGGAAGAAAACAACTGTCATGCAGGAGAagtaaaagcaaaagcaagaccagaggaggcggcggcagcagcagcggcggcggcaggAGGGGCAGCAgcgacagtagcaacagcatccTGTCGTGTTAACGCAGCGGCTGAAAGAGGCTGAATCATTACAGAGCAGCAGGTGCCTGCCCTCTGAGCATCACGGCAAACAGTACCATTGCACAAGGATGCGAGGGCAGGAGGAGCCAGGAGGGGCGGTAACTCCCTTCCCCgccctgcctccacccccacccccaaccactcCTCTTTGTCCTTCTTGCGCTCAGTCACTTTTTCCTCTGCAATCTTCCTTCTTCatagcttctttctcttcttccctcctcctcctcctaaagatatattctctctctctctctctctctctctctctctctctctctctctctctctctctctctctctctctctctctctctctctctctctctctctctctctctctccctctccctccctccctccctccctccctccctcccctgtgccCCGCACCCCCAGTCCCCACTCTACTGCTAGCTGGTCTCTAATAAGTACAGTATACCCAGCAACGCAGGTCCGCCAGTGAGTTCCTATTTTATCCAATTACAAGGAATAAAGGCCAGAGAAAAGAGAAGCAGCCGGGAACCAGCTAAACTGGGTCTCCCCCggcctcctcccccccccccccttctaatTTCCCTCTACCAAAGCAGGCCCCAGTCTCCCATCCCACACTCCACCTTGCTTGCTTTCAGTCTTGCTGGCTCTCTCCTCTTCACCCACTGTGGGGTCAGAAAAAGCCAGGGATCGATGATGCTAGCAATCTAACAAAGCTGGGATggagggggatggggtggggggtggaggtggggacctTCTGGGTTAGACCTGAGGCTTGGCAAAGTCTGATCTCTGACTCCTCCCCAGAGAGGTAGGCTTTTCAACAGCAATTTCTTCCTGCCTGCTGTTCAGCGGCATTCCTTCCTTCCGTAGCCAGTTCTCTAATAAGTTTTGTTCACTAACAGGACTCTTATTACCCGGTTTTCAACCAGCAGTTAGAGCACTGTTTCTAAACCATGGACAgctctgccttcttccttcagCCACCTTCTTGTGGCTAAAGACTTTTTCAATGCTCAGAGCGAAATGCTGAGTGTgtgcgggggcggggcggggtgtgagggggggtgggggaaggggaaaagtcCCGAGTGTCTTCCTGCTCTTTACATTTGAGTCCTCCTTATTCCATCCAGAGTAAGCTAGAATAATGTCAACCTAAGAGGAACACTTACGCTATCTACCGCTTCATTTTCAAATTAGCCTTTCATGTTGACTCCACACTGCAGAGGAGGCTTGAATTCCCTGGGCACTGTAATACACACCACATCTCCTCAGCTATAATCGCACTGCCAGTATTGAGAATTTTCAATCAGAGCGTGCCTTGTGGATTAGGTTTCAGAAACTGTGATTTACAGATAGCTTCCatgctgatttttgtttgtttgtttgtttgtttgtttgtttagaaacaGGACTTGAAGTactggaagaaatggaagaaactcACTGTAAGAGAGAGCACAGGCTCCAGGGAACATTCCGTGGTGTTccagtgtctgtctgtgcatctgAACATTTAAGCCACTCTTCCAAGGAACCAAATGACTTCCAAGGAACTGTGTCCATAGGGGAACTCTTACAAACTCTCTCGAAATCCAGACAACATCGTCATCCCATGCAGACCCAGGGCAGTGACAGGCAATGCTCAACTCTTAAGAAAATCTGCAATTCATTTTATGCAGGACAATTCTACTGTTTTTGAAGTATATTTATTTAAGCCTTTTCACATGCCAGGAGGTAAGAATATTATAATTTCCTTCCAGATGAAATTACTCCACAATTATGAATGATTCAAAGAGCATTAGTATCTTAAACTATGTTTTCTGTCCTACCACTGCCACCAACAAAAGCCTGGCTGGATTTGCATGATTGCAACCAGGATTATGACAAGCTCACAGGCACAAATGAGTCATCGGAAGTTCACCTCTACACAACCTGCATGTGTATGCACCAGTATTTTGAAATGGTTCATGTGATCATTTTCTCGCTTCATTTACTTGATTTTGAGAAAATGAGAGTTTTCTTAACAAAGATTCTAGTGATGGACATGAAGTTTTTTAGAGCGAGAAATCcaaataccaaataccaaagcaCTTGATGCTTAAGATTTTAGTTGCCAATATTTAtgtaaattttcaaataaaaatagcatCTTGACATACTCAAGGATTATAGTTTCCTCATGGATTACCATGTCTGCTTTCAAACCTTACATTCAAGGACTGAACAGGGAGCTTATCCATAGCCAAGGTCATTTAAATGTCAAGGACTGGGTGGAATCAGGTAGCTACAAGCCTGGCAGGTGTGAGGGAACACCAAGGACATAACCCTCAGCTCTGAAAAGGTGTTATGTCACTCCCACCGATAGCAATTACCTGCTTTACCTCAGTCACAGAAAAGGCTGCTGGCTCATTCTCTAGTTGTCATATTAACCTTAATCACAGGGAAGGTGGCTGCCGAATCAAGCTGTCTTATTTAAAACCCTTGTCACTTACAAGGAAAATGATCCTGTTACCCACAGGCTAGGACAAAACACCAAAGAGGGACTAGACTCCTAGGACTGTAACAACTATCCTAGGGATCAGATTACAAGAGTCAGACTTTAGGATGTATGCCCCCCTCCTTGGATGTGCATCTTGTGAACTTTGTGGCTCCTATTAGCATGCAGAAATCCTATAAAACCATTATGTTTTGCTATTCTTTTctattaaataagaaaaagaatggaaGTGGAAAAGGGAGGACAGAAGGGGGGAAAAAGGAATTCTCCATTACTTCTCCCCTGGGGACAGGTGCCAGAAGCTGCCTGTCACCTCCCTCAGATCCCTTTCAGCAATAAAGTATGAGGAAGCCAGCATCGGTGGGGCTACCACCCCACACTTCTTGGGAAGCAACATATTTGTTTATAGGGAGAGCTTCAAGGGCAGACCATTGTTAACCCTGTGAAGTCCACCTTAATGAAACCCAGGAACACCCATTCCCATGTGCTCTTAGAAACATGAAATAAGACAAAAATCTTACTGCTTTTTAAAACCCTATAATTACCACCTCCTTCATAACCATAAAAGCTATGTTTATTGAGCTCCACCTATGTGCCAGGAACTCTCAAGTTCATAACATACATTATGTCTGATCTCTCATCCTTTAAAGTCCACTCACCTTGAAAATGAAGAGACAAGTAGCTAGGGGAAGTTAAGCAGGGAATAACTATTAAATGAAAGGGGTAATATTTTAAGAAGGCCAGGCTCATGCTGTTTCTactgagaaaaattttaaaaatgaaagaaaataaaaaaacaaccccCCTGAAAAACAGTGTTCCtattcttcaaagaaaaatacctattatgtatttttttatgtatCAGTTCACTGGGAGAATAAAGGTACTAGAATATGCAACTATAAATATAGGACTTTGACGTAAGAAAACTTAAAGGTGTCTAGTTTCTAAGGGAAAAAAATGGCTTAAGTTAAGCCATGTGACATTCAAAAACTAGTTATGAGGATTAGACCTATAAATCTAAAGACTATTTTTTCATAGCTTAAATGAGTTCGTCCACAGCCTCAGTCCCAGGACTCTTCCGGGGAAGATATTTCAATTATGGACTGCTGTGAAAGCAACTGTTTTTGAAATAGCATTACAAGCACCACCACTAGGCTGCAGGCTGACTGGGGTTGGCTGGGTGTTTCTGCTGCTCTGCTTGACACCAACTGGGGCCTTCAGTCAGCTCAAGGCACAGTGAGGCTAAAGCATTCAAGATGGCTCACACCAGAAACCAGACAGCTGGAAGCACCCTGGATGTTAATGATATG
The Mus musculus strain C57BL/6J chromosome 8, GRCm38.p6 C57BL/6J genome window above contains:
- the Nrg1 gene encoding pro-neuregulin-1, membrane-bound isoform isoform 12 (isoform 12 is encoded by transcript variant 12); the protein is MEIYPPDMSEGAGGRSSSPSTQLSADPSLDGLPAAEHMPDTHTEDGRSPGLLGLAVPCCVCLEAERLRGCLNSEKICIVPILACLVSLCLCIAGLKWVFVDKIFEYDSPTHLDPGGLGQDPVISLDPTAASAVLVSSEAYTSPVSKAQSEAEAHVTGQGDHVAVASEPSAVPTRKNRLSAFPPLHSTPPPFPSPARTPEVRTPKSGTQPQTTETNLQTAPKLSTSTSTTGTSHLIKCAEKEKTFCVNGGECFMVKDLSNPSRYLCKCPNEFTGDRCQNYVMASFYSTSTPFLSLPE